The genomic stretch ACGTATAAAGTTCATTATACTGGCGGGAATTTTAATAATCATATCGGCTTACCGTACACCATTTTAACGATGCCAGAAGATACCGAAGTTGCTGTACTTGAAATGGGCATGAATCATCGTCATGAAATCGAAGTGCTTTCCAAAATTGCCAAACCCGATATCGCGATTATTACGAATATCGGCGAGGCGCATATTGAATATCTTGGTTCGCGTGAAGAAATTGCCAAAGCAAAACTGGAAATTACTGCCGGGCTTAATCCAAGCGGGATTTTAATTTATCCGCACGAAGAAACTTTGCTGCTAGGAAATATTAATGGCGATTTCAGACAGCTCACTTTTGGTAAGTCGGAAGCTGCGGAAATTTATCCGTTAGAAATTCGTGCGGAAGCGGAAGGCACTTCTTTTATAACTAATTGGGAGCCGGAGCTAGAAATTTTTGTCCCTATTATTGGTGAACATAATGTTTTCAATACAATGGCGGCGATGCTTGCGGCAAGAGAAATTGGAATTGAAGGTGAAAAAATTCAATCTGCGCTGAAAAATATGGAACGTTCTAAAAGTCGTTTAGAATGGATTACAACGAAAAGTGGCGCGCGTATTTTGAATGACGCTTATAACTCTAGTCCAACAGCATTAAAAACGGTTTTAAAAACATTTATGCATATGGATTCGAGCGGCAAACCTAAATATTTGGTCCTTGCTGATATGTTGGAACTTGGAGATTTGTCGACAAAGTTACATCAAGAATCAGCCGAAGTATTAGAAAAGGGTATGATTGAGAAGATTTTCTTGTATGGTGAGGCGATGAAAGCTTTTGGTGACATAGCGGAAGCCAAAATTGGTCAGGGAAAAGTTCATCATTTTAACACGAAAGAATCGCTTGAGACGGCGCTTCTTTCAGAAATGAATGGAAATGAATGGATACTGGTCAAAGGTTCTTACGGAATGGGCTTGAAAGATGTGGTAGAAAATCTTATTATTAAGTAACGACTAAAATTGGACAGAACATATTACCGCTTAATTGGTAATAATTTGGACAGGAGGAAAGGCATAATGGTTGCTTGTTTGTGTATTCATGGTTTTACTGGTTCGCCGTCCGAGGTGAAGCCACTCGCTGACTATTTGCGAGAGCATACAGATTGGGATGTTTTAGCACCCACATTACCTGGCCATGATCACCTGCGCCACTTAAAAAATGTGACGTATAAAGATTGGATTGTTTTTGTAGATAGTATTTTAAGCCAAATGCTAAAAGAAGACGATGAAGTATATATTATTGGTTTTTCCATGGGTGGACTGCTCGCTGGATGGCTCGCGAGACATTATCCGGAAGTAAAAAAACTAGTACTTCTGAGCACAGCCGTAAATGCAATGGAATGGCCGCAACTTGTCGAAAATTCCAAGCAAGTATTAACGGAAGCAAAAGAAGTAACGCTCAAAAACAGCCCGATGTTCAAACGTTATCAAAAGAAAGTAACGGAAACGCCTTGGACTTCCACGCTACAATTCAAAAAAATGGTAGCTTTAGCAAAGCCGGTTTTTGAGCATATTGAAATTCCAACTTTTATTGCACAAGGCAGTGCCGACCAAGTAGTTCCTGCTGAAAAAAGTGTTAATTTCTTAATGGAAAGTATTCCTGGTCCAAAAGAATTATTTATATTAGAAGGTTCGAAACACGTGATTTGTCAGGACGAACAAGCGGACAAATTATTTGCAGCTGTTTTAACATTTTTGCAAAAAGATGTCGCTGTTTTAAATGCTCAATAAAGAAAACCGATTCAGCTTTCACTCGCTGAATCGGCTTTTTTGTTTTCACCAACAGAATCTCGGGCTATTAAATTAGTAGCAAGCGCCAGATGAACAAACCCTTCATCTGGTTTTCTTATGCGATTATACATGAGTTCGACAGCCTTCTCACCCATATAGCTTAGGTTGGTACACATTGTAGTTAGCTGTGGATTGCTTAGTACAGTAAACTCGGTATTATCAAAGCAAATAATCGATAAGTCATTAGGGATATTATAGCCTTTTGATTGCAAGTAAGTATTGAGAATAAACCCAAGTCCTGAGTTGACACAAAACCAAGCAGTAGGGAGTTCGTCCAGTTCATCTAAAGTTCTATATAATGTCGTTTGTTCTTCTTTGATACGAGTGATGGCGTATTTTTCGTTAAAAGGAATGTGATAGTAGTGCAAAGCTTTTTTGTATCCTTCTAGCCGCTCTTCATAACTTGGAGAGAAAGTAACATCACCGAGAAAACCGATTTTCTGATGCTTATTTTGAATTAAAAATTCTACAGCCATAAAAGCGCCATCTTTATTTTGACTGATAACCGCGTCGGCTTTTAGATGCGGATCATGATGATCTATAAGCACAACGGGCATGCCGAGATCGATAACTTTTTTACTATAATCCGTGTTTATATGCGAAAGTAAGAAAATCCCAGTCCAGTTCTCGCTTGTGAGCTGCTCTGGTAATTGATTAGTAGACGCTTCCTCATCCGTAACTGGAAAAATAATAAGTTCGGCTTGGTGAGCGATAATGCTTTGTTTCATATTATCGATAATTTCGCCAAAAAAACTGCGCTGCGAAAGGGCGAAAGAAGTTGCTAAAAGCGCAAATTTTTCTTTCACAACCTCACGCGCGATTTCTCTTTTATATTTATAGCCTAGCTCATCTGCCATCTTAAAAACGGCTAGTTTAGTTTGTTCGCTAACCCCATTTTTATTGCCTAAAGCTTGCGAGACTGAATTCTTGGTTATATTTAGCCTGTCAGCAATATCCTGCATCGTAACTTTCTTCATGGTTCCCCTCCGTTTTCCTCTATTTATTCTATTATAGAAGTAAATTCACAAAATAGCAAAAATTTTATAATTAAAAAGTAATGTAGAAAGTAATTCTATTCATTTTTGTTTTATGGGTAAATTAACCTCAATTTTATTAGGTTTTATAAAAGTAATTATTGACATTACAAAAATGTAATGTGATAATGTAATCGTAATCAAGCGCTTACAATTACAAAAAGTGGAATTAGGAGGATTATTGATATGAAGATTAGAAAAATTGCTATTGCAGCTCTTAGTGTTGTGGTTGCTGGGTCATTACTTACTGCTTGTGGTGGTGGAAACAGCAAAAGTGACGATAATGGTAAAACAAAAGTAACGTTTTGGGCAGCTCCAAATCCAACGCAAGTAAAATATTGGGATGAAATGGCAAAAGCTTATGAAAAAGAAAATCCAGATGTAACGATTGAAGTTTCCCAAATGAAAGAAAGCCCATCTTCGGAAGCAACTATCCAATCAGCTATTGCCTCTAAAACGGCACCAACCATGTCTGAAAATATCAATCGTAGTTTCGCTGCACAATTAGCTGACAGTAAAGCGATTGTCCCTTTGAACGATGTAAAAGGACTTGATGATGTTGTCAAAGAACGAAACATGAGCGAAACAATGGATTCTTGGAAATTCTCTGACGGAAACCAATATGTGCTACCAGTTTACTCCAATCCAATTCTTTTTGCTTGGCGTTTAGATACACTGAAAGAACTTGGCTATGATGCACCGCCAAAAACATATAGTGAAGCGCTTGAAGTTGGTAAAAAATTAAAAGCGAAATATCCAGACAAAGTTCTTTGGGCAAAAGGTGATTTATCTGATCCAACTGCTTGGATGCGCTGGTTTGATTTCTTCCCACTTTATGATGCAGCTTCTAAAGGAAATGCATTTGTAGAAGATGGCAAATTAGTAGCAGACGATAAAGCTGGAACAGAGTTATTAACATTTATGTCCGAATTGCAAAAAAACAAATTACTTCTTGCAAGTAAAGCAACAGATCCATTTGAAACTGGAACAAGCATCATGGCAGATAATGGCCCGTGGACTTTCCCTAACTGGGATGAAAAATTCCCGGAACTTAAATATAACGAAAACTATGCAATCACAGCGCCACTAGTACCAGATAACATGGCGAATGAAGAAAATGTTGCTACATACGCTGATTCGAAAGGCGTTGTAATGTATGCACAAGCGACAGATAAAGAAAAAGAAGCAGCAATGGATTTCTTGAAATTTGTTTATAACGATGACAAAAATGACTTGAAATTCTTAGAAACAACTAACTTAATTCCTGCGCGTGATGATGCAACAGAAAACGAAACTTTCACAGCATTCTTTAAAGAAAATCCAGAACTCGAAGTTTATGCAGCTAATGTACCATATAGTATCCCTGCGATGGATGACGCAAAATATAATGATATTCAACAAATCATTGGTGAAGAAGCGTGGAATCCGATTGTACGCGGGGAGAAAAAACCTGCTAAAGCTTGGTCAGATATGAAGAAAGCGGAGGACGGGGTGCTTCAAGAATGAAGCGGCGAAATAACAAATTGGGCTGGTCATTTACCAGCCCGTATCTCATATTCACTGCGATATTTTTCTTAGTACCGCTTGTTTGGTCGATTTGGTTATCTGTAACTGATTGGAACATGATGAGTCCGGAAATTAATTTTGTTGGCTTTGATAATTTTATTAAAGCGTTTACTAGTCCAGCAGTTCAAGCAGCCTTTTTTGTTACTTATAAATTTTTGATTGTTTTTGTTCCTATGGCGTTAATTATTTCGATGATTGTCGCGGTATTAGTGAACGGCTTGCCGAAATTTAAAGGACTTTATCTGGTTGCGTTTTTCCTACCGTATTTGTCTTCAGGCGTTGTAACTTCGCTTATTGTGCAAGGGTTACTTTCATACAATAGTGCGCTGAATGTGTTTTTACGCGGGCATTTTGGTTGGGATATCGATTGGCTCGGGACACCAATGTCGGCGCTCGTTATTATTTCACTGATGATAGCTTGGAAAATGTCTGGTTACTATGCGCTCATTTTAATTTCTGGACTTGCTAGCATTAATCATGAAATTTATGAAGCTGCAGCAATGGATGGTTCTGGTAGATTTAGAACATTTTGGAAAGTCACTGTTCCGATGCTATATCCAGCTTTATTTACCGTAATTGTTTTAGCGGTAGGCGTTAGTTTTGGGATTTTCACCGAAGTTTACCAATTGACTGGTGGTGGACCGAACTTTGCAACAAATACATGGCAAATGGAAATTTTTAACCAAGCATTCGTTAACTTGAATTCTGGTTATGCTTCAGCGATTTCTCTAATGGCTGCTACTGTAACATTTGCATCGATTGGTGTTATTAAGAAAATGCTTGAGAAATGGGGTCAAAGAAATGGTTGGACATAATAGTAAAGCGGGTAAAATTGTTCGCTATATACTGACAACATTACTTATGCTAGTCATGATTTATCCTTTTATTTATTTAGTATTAAACTCATTTGCTGCTTGGGATCAGGTAGATAAAAAGTTGATTCCTACAGAATTCACTACTCGTTCGTGGGATTGGTTATTTGGTAATTCAGTTGTTGCGGCACCGGCGCCGTGGATTCATGCGTTTATTAATACAATTATTGTTTCCACCATTGCGACAGGCTTGATGTTGCTTTTCGGCCTAATGGTAGGCTACGCACTAGCAAAAGTGGATTTTAAGGGCAAGAAAATTGTTAATAATGCGATTTTATTTCAAATGTTTTTTCCGGCAATCATCTTGCTGATTCCGCAGTTTTTAATGATTACGGACTTTGGTTTATTGGATACCTATGCGGGAATGATTATCCCGACTATGCTTAGCTTATGGGCTGTATTTATGTATACCAACTTTTTCAAAGCGATTCCAGATACATTAATTGAAGCTGCCAAACTGGACGGGGCGAGTGATTTGAAGATTTTGTTTCGGGTTGTGCTGCCAATGTCTAAATCAATTACGACCGTTATTTTCTTATTCCTTTTCACAGACAGATGGACGAATTTACTTTGGGATATGCTTGTAACGAAGAGTGATGGAACAGTCACATTGAATGTGCTAATCTCGCAAATGTTTGGACCATATGCAACCTATCCTGGGCCAATGTATGCGGCATCTGTGTTACTAACACTTCCACTTATTATCTTGTTTTTATTCTTCTCGAAGAAATTCCAAGAAGGAATGCAATTTACTTTGAAATAAAAGGAGCGACTGAACTTGGAATTTTGGCGTCGTAGTGTGTTTTATGAAATTTATATGAAATCATTTCAAGACAGTAATGGCGATGGTTTAGGTGATTTTAAAGGTTTAACGAGCAGATTAGATTATCTAGTGGATTTGGGAATTGATGGTATTTGGTTGACTCCATTTTATCCTTCACCGCAAGTGGATAATGGTTATGATGTGTCTGATTACTGCGATATTAACCCGGATTACGGCGATATGACTGATTTTCGAGTGTTTATGAAAGCGGCAGATGCTCGAGGAATAAAAGTTATTATCGACTTAGTATTAAATCATTCGTCAACAGAGCATGCTTGGTTTAAGGAGTCGCGTAGTAGTAAGACGAATCCTAAACGAGATTATTATATTTGGCGAGAAAAACCAAATAATTGGGAATCGTTTTTTGGTGGTTCTGCTTGGGAAATGGATGAACTTACTGGCGAGTATTACTATCATAGTTTTGCAAAAGAACAGGCTGACTTAAACTGGGCGAATGAAGCTGTTCGCGCAGAAATGGAGCAAGTTTTAGCGTTTTGGTTGAATGAGGGAGTGGCGGGATTCAGGTTAGATGTTATCAATAATTTAACGCTCGTACTTGAATTTCCGGATAATCCAGTCACATCTGGTGAAATGGAGCATGTGTATGACCGTAATCAGAGTGGCTTAGAACAAGCGTTAGAGGATATCGCTTCCTTTTGTCGAAAAGAGCGCGACGTGTTTTTAGTAGGCGAAATTAGCTCGGACCAATTAGCTGAAATTGCTAGATATAGCTCGAAAAAAATGCTAGATGTCACATTTAATTTTAATTTTGGCAGTGTTGATCAGCTAGATGCAAAATCTGTATTTACGACATTGAATGAGATGGAAACGGCATTAAATGAAGGGCAGTGGCCGACGCTTTTCTTTGGAAGTCATGATATGAGCAGGTTCAGAAGTCGCCTCGCATCTGGAGACATAGTAAAGACCCAGTTGCTCGCATTTTTAATGTTAACTGCGAAAGGCGTGCCGTTTATATACTACGGAGAAGAGGTGGGTATGCCTGATTTAACGTTTTCTTCCGTAAAAGAGATGCGCGATATTCAAGGGACAGCCGCGTACTATCAAGCTTTACAAACTGGTTCAGATGAAAAACAAGCACTCGAAATCGCTATTGAAAAAACGCGTGACAAAGCACGTGGGCCGATGATTTTCCCAGATGGAAAGCCATTTACTCTAGGTGAACCATGGATTAAAATGGCGACTTTGCCGGAAAAAGAAGCACGAACGATGTGGCGATTTTATCAAGGATTACTCGCATTTCGTAAAGAAAATGATTTTAAAGAGATGGAATATACTTTTTTGAAGTTGGATGGAGAAGTACTCAGTTATCAGCGAGGTGAATTTATCTTTTTACTTCATTTTGGTGAGGAAGAGGTAACTTATCCGCTTCAGGGGAACTATCAGCTTGTTTTTGGAGAAGCAGTGATGGTAGGAAATGGCATTAGAATGGGCGCGCATACTGGAATTGCGCTTAGAGTGGAGGAATAGAATGAATACAATCGATAATTTGTTGCAAGTTTACCGGGAAAATAGTGCTGCGTTTGGGACACGTATCACGTTAAATGGTGCTGGCGACAAAGATGTATACAATATTACGGCACCATTTCATTGGCTTGGGAAAGAATATATTGCAGGTCGAGTGGAGTCGCGTGATAGCGAGTTTTCGGAAGTACGCTTTTTTGAAAAAATAGAGACGGACAAATATCAATTGGTTGAAAATACGACTGTTTTAGCGCTACAAGATCCATTTGTTACATTTGTTCAGGGTGAGCTGATTATTGGCGGGGTAGAAGTTTTTCCGAAAGAAACGGACCCGACTATGTTAGATTGGCGTACTAATTTATATCGGGCAACCTCGCTTACTGATTTTGAACAAATTCTTGCCGGGCCAATTGGTATGAAAGATTTACGTATCAAAGAATTGGCTGATGGACGTATTTTAGTATTAACAAGACCTCAAGGCGAAAAGGGCGGTCGCGGGAAAATCGGCGCAATCGTCATTGACTCACTGGCAGAATTAACAATAGAGAAAATAGAAGCTGCACCACTTTTGAAACGGAATTTTTCAGGAGAGGAATGGGGTGGCGGAAATGAGCTTCATTTGTTAGAAGATGAGAGAATTGGCGTGCTTGGTCATATTGCTTGTTTTGATGAAGCGGGCAATCGTCATTATTACGCATGTTCTTTTCGATTGAATGAAGATTTTTCGCAAATTGAGCAAGAAAAAATAATTGCCGAACGTGCTAATTTTGCCCCTAGTGAGCCGAAAAGACCTGATTTAGCGGATGTTGTATTTAGCGGTGGGTTAATCAGAAATTCGGACGGTACTGCGACACTTTATGCAGGGATTGGCGATTCTGATGCACAAAAATTAGCAATTCCTGATCCATTTAAAAATAACTAATAGTAGGAGTTTTGAGTAGAAATGAACATTTATCGTTATGAAGAAAACCCATTAATTACACCTTTGGACGTAAAACCAATCCATGAAGGTTTTGAAGTGATTGGCGCTTTTAACGCTGGTGTTGCCGAATATAACGGCGAAGTGCTTTTACTTCTTCGTGTGGCAGAAAAACCAGTCAGTGAGGATCCAGAAGTAGTCCTTGCGCCAGTTTATAATGCGAAAAGTAAAGAATTAGAATTACAACAATTCCGATTAGATGATGAAAATTATGATTTTGAAGATCCGCGAATGATTCGCAGTAAAGCAAAACTAGAAGGATTTTCTTATTTAACTTCTCTTTCATATATTCGAATTGCTCGTAGTAAAGATGGTCATCAGTTTACCTTAGATGAAAAACCGTTTTTATATCCGTTTAATGAGTATCAGACATTTGGGATTGAAGATGCTCGTGTGACGCAAATCGGGGATACATATCACGTGAATTTTAGTGCGGTATCTGAGTTTGGCGTAGCGGATGCATTAGTGACCACAAAAGACTTTGAAAATTTGGAGTATCAAGGAAATATCTTTGCTCCTGAAAATAAAGATGTACTAATTTTCCCAGAAAAAATTAACGGAAAATATTATGCCTTACATCGTCCAAGTTTGAAAAGTATTGGTAATTTAGATATTTGGATTGCTTCTTCTCCAGATTTGCGCAGTTTTGGCGATCATCGTCATTTGCTTGGAATTCGTCCTGGTGAATATGATAGTGGCCGAGTTGGCGGCGGATGTGTGCCGATTAAAACAGAAGAAGGTTGGTTAATTTTATATCACGGAGCAACTGAAGAGAATCGTTACGTGATGGGCGCGGCGCTTCTTGATTTAAACGACCCAACGATTGTACTGAAAAGAACGAAAACGCCTATTTTAGAGCCAGTTGCCGATTATGAGAAAAATGGCTTTTTCGGTGATGTTGTTTTCGCATGTGGGGCCATTCAAGAAGGTGATACGCTGCATATGTATTACGGCGTGGCGGATACTTCTATGGCGGGCTGTGACATGAAAATCAGCGAAATTCTACATCAGTTAGAAGTGGAAAACAAATGACTTGGCAACAACATTTGAACGCTTGGAAAAATGCCGATTTATCAGATGAGTGGCGCCGTGAATTACAACAAGTGGAACAGGAGCAGAAACGATTTGATGGTTATTTAACCTTTGGGACTGGCGGGATGCGCGGTAAAATGGGCGTTGGAACGAAGCGCATCAATCTTTTTACCATTAGACGAGTAGCGAAAGGTTTGGGAGATTATGTTGTCGCGAATGGAGGAGCCGAAATGGGTGTTGCGATTGCGTATGACTCGAGACATCATTCGGGTGCTTTTGCGCAGGAAACGGCAAAGGTCCTGGCGGCGCAGGGAGTCAAAGTTTATTTATCCGATACGATTCGCCCAACACCAGCGCTATCTTTTTGCGTTCGAGAAAAGGGGGCATTTGCGGGCGTTGTGATTACAGCAAGCCACAATCCTTCTATCTATAATGGTTTCAAAGTATATGATAAAAATGGCTGTCAAATCACATTGGGTGTAGCGCAGGAAATTGCTGGCTATTTAGAAAACATAACGGATATCTTTACCATACCAGTGCGCGAATTACCCAATCCACTCGTTATGACGCTAGGAAAAGAAATGGACGATGCTTATTTAAAAGCTTTAACAGCAGTCGTTTCTCGCCCTGATTTGCTTGCTGACTACGGTAATGAACTACAGATTTGCTACACACCGCTTCATGGAGCTGGAAAAGAACTTGTTATGCGTGGGCTTTTGGAAAATGGATTTTCGGAAACGACCATGATTGCTGAGCAAAGTGAGCCTGACGGGGATTTTCCGACAGTGGTTTCGCCTAATCCAGAAGAAGAAAACAGTTTTGAACTAGCCAAAAAGCAGGCGAAAGAAATACAAGCCGATATTATTTTGGCGACAGATCCGGATGCTGATAGGCTGGGGGTAGCTGTTTTAAACAAGCAAGCTACGTATCAAATTTTAACAGGGAATCAGCTAGGCGCATTGCTTTTACAGTATATTTTAGAAGCCAAAACGTCGGTAACTCAGGCGGATACGATGATTAATACAATTGTTACTGGGGACTTAGGTGGAAGAATCGCGCATGACTTTGGAATTAATCATATCCAGACGCTCACGGGTTTCAAATTTATCGGTGAAAAAATAGCCGAAATGGAAGGCACGGAAAAAAACTTTCTTTTTGGATACGAGGAAAGTTACGGTTATTTAATCGCGCCATTTGTTCGGGACAAGGACGCCGTTCAGGCAGCATTACTTACAGCAGAAATGGCCCTTTTCTATAAAAAAGAAGGAACAACACTTCTTCAAAAACTAACAAATTTATATGAAAAGTTCGGCTATCATAAAGAACACTTGCACACGATTACGCTAGATGATAGCGATGGAACAACTAAAATGAATCAAGTGATAGACGATTTGCGCAAAGAGCCAACTTGTATTCCCGGCATAACGGTTTTAGAAGACTTTCTAACGAGTAAGCGAACCAATCTTTCAACGATGGAAATGACAAACATAGAGCTACCAAAAGAAAATGTTTTAAAATTTTACTTAAACGATAACGCCTGGTTTGCAATACGTCCTTCTGGAACGGAACCGAAATGCAAAATCTATTTCCAAACAATCGGTCAAACAGAAGAAATAGCGACAAAAGCTATAGATGAGTTGAAAAAATGCGTTTTAGCCAAATGGGATTAATAAAAAGCTGGAAATTGTTTTCGGACGATTTTCAGCTTTTTTTAAAAGATTTATCTATAAAAATCGCTGAAAAACCCGGATAAGCGTACATTTAAAAAGAATTAAGTTTTTTTATTCGATAATAGCAAGGAAAGATAAGCTTTTGACGTTGAAAAGAAATAGTTAGTGTGTTATGATGATAGATGGAAGTTTATTAGGTTTATATTTAGCCTAGTGATTAATGAGGGCTTTTTTATTTGATGCGTTAGAACTGCTATAATGGCAGAGAAATTTTCTGATGCCGTGAATCATTTTGCTTGGTGCGCCCAGGCTTTTCTATTGCAGAAAAATGAAAATGAAAGATAGCAGTTTTCATAAAAACAACTGCAAATGAACAGACAAACAATCGTAATAAGCGTATTGTGATGAATTATAAAAGTAGCTCTCCTACCAAACTTTAAACAGGTAAAGGAGAAATGACATTGACAAAATTTTCGGAGTTCGGACTGGACGAAAAAATTGTAAAATCAGTAAATCGGATGGGGTTTGAAGAAGCAACACCAATCCAAGAAAAGACAATTCCACTAGGACTAGCAGGTAAAGACTTAATCGGGCAAGCACAAACAGGTACTGGTAAAACAGCCGCTTTTGGTCTTCCAATGATTCACAAAATTGACCAAAAGAGTAACAACGTACAAGCTTTAATTATTGCTCCAACACGTGAACTTGCAATCCAAGTTTCTGAAGAGCTTTATAAACTTAGCTATGACAAACATGTACGTGTGCTAGCGGTTTACGGTGGTAGCGATATCAGCCGTCAAATCCGTTCACTTAAGAAAAACCCACAAATCGTAGTTGGTACGCCAGGACGTATTTTGGATCATATTAACCGTCGCACACTGAAACTAGACCACGTGGAAACACTTGTACTAGATGAAGCAGACGAAATGCTAAACATGGGCTTCATTGATGATATCGAAACTATTCTAAAAGAAGTACCA from Listeria monocytogenes ATCC 19117 encodes the following:
- a CDS encoding phospho-sugar mutase encodes the protein MTWQQHLNAWKNADLSDEWRRELQQVEQEQKRFDGYLTFGTGGMRGKMGVGTKRINLFTIRRVAKGLGDYVVANGGAEMGVAIAYDSRHHSGAFAQETAKVLAAQGVKVYLSDTIRPTPALSFCVREKGAFAGVVITASHNPSIYNGFKVYDKNGCQITLGVAQEIAGYLENITDIFTIPVRELPNPLVMTLGKEMDDAYLKALTAVVSRPDLLADYGNELQICYTPLHGAGKELVMRGLLENGFSETTMIAEQSEPDGDFPTVVSPNPEEENSFELAKKQAKEIQADIILATDPDADRLGVAVLNKQATYQILTGNQLGALLLQYILEAKTSVTQADTMINTIVTGDLGGRIAHDFGINHIQTLTGFKFIGEKIAEMEGTEKNFLFGYEESYGYLIAPFVRDKDAVQAALLTAEMALFYKKEGTTLLQKLTNLYEKFGYHKEHLHTITLDDSDGTTKMNQVIDDLRKEPTCIPGITVLEDFLTSKRTNLSTMEMTNIELPKENVLKFYLNDNAWFAIRPSGTEPKCKIYFQTIGQTEEIATKAIDELKKCVLAKWD